The genomic stretch GGTCTTGTATTTACACCTCAGCCGTTTCCGTCTCCCCCCAAAGCCACAGCCTCTCTGTGAGAGGAAGCTGGGGTTTGTGGTTCCTGTTTTGCCTGGGGACAAGGAGTAGGAGTGAGGAGGGGGCTGGTAAGAGctctggcttctcatttcagGGTCATTAATGCTTGCCCAAGAGGAAGAAGGGGCTGGATTGGTGGCTCCAATGCCCATTCCCTCACCTGTAGTCATTCTTGCGAAACGAAACTTGGCTAAACTTTGTACTGTGGTTATTCACGTCTACCTCCTACCCTCCTTTGAGTTCCTTGAAGGTGGAGGCCATGTATGACATGTTGCTGAATTTCTAGAGCCCTGCATGGGTAGTAGGACCCCATTTTTCATTGGTTGAGTGATCTGGGAAGCAGACCAAAGGGGGTACATTTCAAACAGCAGTCTGAGGGCCTGGTGGTGAGAAAGAGCTGGGAGAGGTGGGCACTGACTGTTGGAAGCCCACAAGAGAGATTAGCAGGGGAAAGACGTGATGAAGAAAATTCAGGATGTTGCTTTACCACCTAGAGGAAGGTAAGAGAATAATCGCTGCTTATCTGGGACTTTGTGAAGTGACCTTAATCGACACCTCTTCCTTGGgtcccctccctgagcctcactttccaaATTTCCAATTAGAGGAACTAGATGAGATCACAGAATCAGAATCTTGGGCCTTAGAATCATCTGGTCTAAGCACCCTTAATGCAGGCAGGAATCCTGCGGCAGCCAGCTCAGCCAGCACCCCTGCCTCCGGTGCTCTATTTCTTATTGCCGAGTCTCTAAGGTCACCTTTAGGTCTAACGTGTTGTATGTTCATCAGtaactttccttttttgttttctcatctgtaaaaccagGGTTGAACTACTACTTTGGTTCTAAGGTAATTTGAGAAAAGGGCTCTCTTAACCACCTTGGATACTGCCAACAGACAATTCATGAAATCTTTTTAGGTGGGTGTTATCTTTATTTGCAGTTTCTAAAGCAATCTAAAGGCAACAGATAGAAATAAGAATGACCTGAAGCTGGCTGCCTTTGTTGTCAGCCAGAGACAGTACCCGCTAGGCAGGTGGCCATATTTATTTCCAGCAGTTGCAGAGGAGCTGAAGCCACCGGCAGCCATGATTAGTGCTGGTACGGTAGGTCACGGCCTTGGGCGTCCCCAGCTAACGTCATGGTTCTTCTTGCTGATCCTACCCACCCCAGTTTTAAACCGGTGGTTCCAGGGTTCTCCCAGCCTCTCTCAGTCCCCCGCCCCGAAGCTGGGAAGGTCTAAAGAGAAGATCGAGAAAAGACCCGGAAGTGGTGAGGACCTTCAAGCACGTGATGAGGGACCCACAGGTGCTGTCACGTGACTCGTCATTCCTGGGTGCGGAATGTTTAGGTGCTCTTAAAGGTACAGGCTGCAGGGCCCCCTGCTTTAGAGGGGGCGAGGGCAGAGTCCGACGGGTGGGGCGTGGTGGGGCGTACGAAGGCGCGAGGTGGAGCCTGGGGTTAGGGCCGTGGCTCGTGGGGGCGCCAGTGCAGCGGAGAAGCCGGAGCTGGGACCGGCAATGGGGCGTTGATCCCTCTCGCCTGTCGTAGACCCTCATCCGCCTCATCGGAGCCAACTCTGAACTCTCGCTGACTTTGGACCCCTCGGGGGACCTGAACTTGATGCCATGGGAGGCTGTGCGGGCTCTCGGCGGCGCCTTTCGGATTCGGAGGGTGAGTATTCATTCCTGCCCACCCTCACGGGATTGACTTCCTCGGTCCCGGGAGAACGCCCGTTGGCCCATTGTGCACctgagagtggggtgggggtcaggcCCTCTTCTTTTCCCCCTTCCAGGAGAGGAGGCCGATCCGGCACCTAGGCCCCCGCCGCAGGACCGTCAGGGCGCTCATTGGAAGAACGCGGTGGGCTTCTGGTGAGTGGCCTGAAGAAATAACAGtagggtgggaagagggaagcaaCAAGAGGGGTGAGAAAAGAGAGTTGAGCTTCCAAAAAGGAGCTGAATccacaaaatatttactgaaccgCTTGGTTTGCCCTGAGGCCATGTgtaaatttcccaaatttcactCATTCCCTTATCACCTTCACCTTTTGGCCAGCTTCTCATATGACCTGTAGGgatattttcttcatgtttttactCCAACCAACtcagcctttattttattttttcatgaaaataatatCTATTCAAATTCAGAATTCGTGTCTCTGAAATTTTCTGTGTGACCATTTCTGAGATGAATATCAGTAACAAATCATTTAACTTCTAGACAAATCTCAATGTCATCGGTTATCTTCTTGATTTTAGTTTCTCTGAATtttcgtttcctcatctgtaaaatggaataatagcAGGTGTcttgccatgttgtgaggactttattttattttattaatttttattggagtatggttgctttactacgtggtgttagcctccactgcacaacaaaatgaatcagccatacacatacagatatcccctcccttttggacttccctcccatttaggttaccacagtgcattaggtagagttccttgtgctatacagtatgttcccatctgttgtctattttatacatagtatcaataaagtatatgtgtcaatcccagtctcccaattcctgcctccccacccctttcccccttggtatccatacatttgttctctacgtctatgtctctatttctgctttgcaaataagatcacctataccatttttctagatcccatATACATGCGTTATTATACgatacttgcttttctctttctgacttacttcactctgtatgacactttctaggtccatccacatctctacaaatgacccaatttcattcctttttatggctgggtaatattccattgtaattatgtaccacattttctttatccattcctccattgatggacatttaggtagcttccatgtcctggctattgtaaatagtgctgctatgaacattggggtgcatgtgtttttttgaattatagtcttctctgggtatatgccccgtagtgggattgctgggtcatatggtagttccatgtttagttttttaaggaacctccatactgttctccatagtggctgtatcaatttacactcccaccaacagggtatgagggttcccttttctccacaccctctccagcatttactgtttgtagattttttgatgatggccattctgaccggtgtgaggtgatacctcactgtagttttgatttgcatttctctaataattagtgatgttgagcatcatttcatgtgtttgggccatctgtatgtcttctttggagaagtgtctatttaggtcttctgcccatttttggattgggttttttgtttttttggtattgagctgtatgagctgcttgtatattttggagatccaATTCAGCCTTTAAATTTGTAAATacatgtacttttttaaaaaaaactataaatcacTACTCTGGATGGAAAGCCAGTATTTTCCTAATGCACGTTTAAATAAATGCATCACTACCTTTTAAAGTCATCCATCTACCTCCTAAAATCATTCGAATACTGAGCTTTGGGAAATACTTCTAGCACTAGCCTAAACATCAAGGACTTGGGTAACAGATTGGGTTGGAAGTGAGgctgtctctctgagcctcagtttcgcAGCAGTAAAATGGGAAGAGCAGCAGTACCACTTCAGAGGCTTGTGAAAAGGACACATGATATCCTGGTGCTGGGCCCTGTTCCCTTCCCATCACTGATGGCAGCTCTGGGAGATGAGAATAAGTGAACCAGATCCTTCCTGGATCATAAAGGGTATCATCTTGTTTTGATCCCTACAGCACTCTGTGAGATAGTCAGGAGAGAAATTtggatccccattttacacatgagtagACTGAGGCCACTCAAGTAGGAAGTGGCAGACTTGGGACCTGAACATAGTCCTTTGGGTTTCAAGCCCCCAGGATCTTTCTACCATACCACAGTCAGAGACAGTGGGTCAGTGGATGAGAAATGCCCCGGGAACTGGATCATTGTGGGAGCTTGGAGGAGAGAGTCATCAAGGAtaacttccttttcttcctgggaGAGTCTCAGAGATTAGATATGAACCTAAGTTTGTTGTCCCAAAGCCTGTATTTCTAACCTACACCCTAAATGGGGATGGGGTCTGGcgatagagaaaaaagaaggcacAGGAAAGGGGGAGGTTTGGTGCTAGGACTGTGGATAGattgtatataattatattatatgtctattcttctatgtcaattatatctcaataaaactggggggtggggggatctgTCCTGCTCACTCCAGGCTCCTGGGCCTCTGCAACAACTTCTCTTACGTGGTGATGCTCAGCGCTGCCCACGACATCCTCAGTCACCAGAGAGCACCTGGGAACCAGAGCCATGTAAGTGACCctctctaccaccaccaccatgtttAGTCCCTATGGGAAGATGAGGGACTCACCCTTGGGCAGAAACCCACTTGAAAAATTCATGGAATGAGGTGGCTAAGGGGTGGGGCAAGATGGCTAAAGTTCCCAGACCTCAGAACAGGAAGGGTCTTTAAGAATCAATTTGTTCTTGTAAAGCAATTGCAAACTCAAACGTTGGCCAGGTGGGACTATGGTCTAAGGCATGTTTTTTTAACCCCAGCACTGTTTAtgttttgggctggataattctttgttgtgtgactttcctgtgcattgtaggatgtttagcagcatctctggcctctacccactggatgaCAATAGCATATCCCTCACCCTCCCGTTGTGACAACCaagaatgtctccagacattgccagatgttcCCTGAAGGGTATAATCATCTCTGGTCGAGAACCTCTTGTCTATGATGAGCTGGAGGATGCAGCCCCAAGGGGAACAGCTACCACCTTGCAGGTCCAACAGGGAATTTGGTCCAAGAACAGATTTTTCTGGAAacccaaattttttaaatgaaagttccCGAGTGTGTTACCCAAATAAAGTCCACTTACAAGGCCATCTTCGGCGTGTGGACCATTAGTTTGAGACTTCTGTGgaaacctccccttcccccttgtgCACATAGAGAAACTGAGGTCTTAAGAAGCCAGTGCTGACCCAAGGCCATCCTTCAAGTTAGAGCAGAGCTGGGAATGGAGCCTGGCCCTGTTTGtctgccctcctgcctccctgggtGAAAGATTTTCTTGTCTCCCATCAGGTGGACCCAGACCCAACACCCACCTCCCATAATAGCTCATCTCGATTTGACTGCAATTCTGTCTCCACAGCTGTGAGTACCCATCTGGTCCTCCCTTTACCCTTACTCTGGGTCTGTAgaccccacccacaccccctcaGCACCCAGCTGGTACTATCATGACTCTACTGATTAAGACTGCCATTTACTGAGCCCTTTCTGTGTGCAGCATATATTAGCTTATTGAATCCATACAACAGTACTGTGAGTTAGGCTCTTTAATCATCCCCGTTTTCCAAATAaggagactgaagctcagagaatgtGAATACCTTGACCCACAGCTAAGGAGCGGCAGACCTGGGACTGGAACTCAGATCTGTGTGACTTCAGAGCCTGTGTTTGTAGCAGGTCTAATGGGCTGGTTTCTATCTTTTCTTGGCCACTTGGTTGGGAGGGTTGTCCCTGGGAAGATCTGGGGTCTTACTCTGTTCTCCGGTCCCAGGCGGTGCTCCTGGCAGACATCCTTCCCACCCTCGTCATCAAATTGCTGGCTCCTCTTGGCCTTCATCTGCTGCCCTACAGGTTTGGGTGGAGGTGGCGGGAGGAAAGGCAGGTGGGATCTGAGagtggggaggctgggagagcagaggaggTGGCGGGAGGGCTGGGGAGCTGAGAATGGCAGCTGACCATCCCCCCCGGCCCGTATCTCCCTTCAGCCCCCGGGTGCTCACCAGTGGGATTTGTGCTGCTGGAAGCTTCATCCTGGTTGCCTTTTCTCATTCGGTGGGAATCAGCCTGTGTGGTGAGTGTGAGGTTTTGTGTCAGGTGGGGGGTTCCAAGGAACTACAACAGAGCATTGGTGGGGGTAATCTCCCCAGCTTCCCAGAGGAGAGGGATTATTTTTGTAACCCCTGAGAAGCATGCTAAGACTGTCACAATAGGGGAAGGGAGATGAGGTCGATTTGGAGGGGTAGGCGGTGGGGAAGATGGGAGGAAACGGACAGATTAGATGGAGATCAAGATGAGCAGAGTCACCAAGCGTCTGTGATGGAGGTGGAGGAGGCACCAAGGATGagttcttgggaattccctggcggtccagtggttaggactcagtgctttcactgccgtggcctggggtcagcctctggttggggaactaagatcccacaagcctcgcagcgtggccaaaaaaaaaagaaaaaaaaaaaaaaagaatgagttctTACTCCTGATTTGATAACTGGGCGGATGGAGGTACCATTCCCTATGAGAGGACATTCAGAGGAAGGGGTTGGTTCTACTTCAGATCTGGAGCCCAGCCTATCCTAGGAATCTGTTTTTAGCCCCTCTCTGCGGATGCAGAGGAGGCTGTGGCCACACCCCTTAGGGGATTGAGGCTATTGGGGAAAGGCTAGGTAGGTATGGCCATGCTTGTCTTTCCCCAGGTGTGGTCTTGGCTAGCATCTCTTCAGGTCTGGGGGAGGTCACCTTCCTTGCACTCACCGCCTTCTACCCCAGGTAAGCAGGCAGAGcagggagtgaggggagggggtCCCACTGCTGGCTTTGGTCCTTCTTAGTGCTACTGTGTTCTCCTTCTCAGGGCTGTGATCTCCTGGTGGTCCTCAGGTACTGGGGGAGCAGGTCTGCTGGGGGCACTGTCCTACCTGGGCCTCACCCAGGCTggcctctctccccagcacacccTGCTGTCCATGCTGGGTATACCCGCCCTGCTGCTGGCCAGGTAAGCggcctgggctgggaggaagaGGGATTCGAGGAGAGAGAACTTGATCACGATCCCAATCTTCAGATCCCTACAGCCATGTGGGGGGATGTGGATTCTGGACTCTGATAGGCCCGAGTTTGAGTCCTGGAGCTGCCACTTGTTAACCGTGTTGTATGGGACGAGTTACTTTAcgtctctgaccctcagttttccCATATTTCAAATAGTGGTGGCTTTCCTTGCTTCCCCGTGCGGTGACATGCATGAAGCATTCATTACAATGTGGTTTCCACAGTGAGGGGACAAGGATAGACTCTGttcattttgtgtgtattttcatGTGAATTAGGAAAAGTTTCAATTGGTCGACCAAACCTGTGATTTCACAGATTATCACTTAGGATAAGGCCATGTAGAAAAAGTGAATCAATTGAAagggaaatattaaataaaaaatattatacacaGAGGGAATGTGGATATGGCAAATATCATGAAGGCAAAACATAAGTGACCAAACTTTGGAAACTTCTGGCCTAGCACAAAATGAACACGTGATAAATGGTAGCTAGAGTGATTAttagaaaaacaacaagaaaacagggCTGACACGCTTGGTGTGAGCCAGGAGTCAAAACGAGGGCCCATGGATTAGAAACAacaagaaggggcttccctggtggcgcagtggttgagaatctgcctgccgatgcaggggcacaggttcgagccctggtctgggaagatcccacatgccgcagagcaactaggcctgtgagccacaattactgagcctgcgcgtctggagcttgtgctccgcaacgagagaggccgcgatagtgagaggcccgcgcaccgcgatgaagagtggcccctgcttgccgcaactagagaaagccctcgcatagaaacgaagacccaacacagccaaaaataaataaataaataaataaattaaaaaaaaaaaaaaagaaacaacaagaaGATACATTTCAGTTCCAGAGAAAGAAGCATTTTTGCGCGGTTGGAGTTCTCTGGCGGGGGATGGAGGGCCTTGGCGGAGAGGAGGAATGAGGGGGGCTGCCCTGGGAAGAAGTGACCTTTCCAGCCCGACAGAGGCTCTTCAATCTTCTTTTCATTCTGCCCACTTCTAGCTATTTCTTGTTGCTCACGTCTCCTGGGCCCCAGGAccctggaggggaaggggaggcagaCACGGCAGCCCGGCAGCCCCTGATAAACAGCGAGGCCCCAGAGTCGAAGCCAGGTAGGAGACACAGTGACCGTCAGAGTGGTCACTTTCTCTGAGTTTCAGCCTTTTCCTCTCTACTGTGGGCAGTCAGAAGAGGAAGTGGATAGGCGTGCTGGTTATGGTGAGAGCCAATCACATTCATCTACTCAAGAAATACTCACTGAGTACTGACTATGTGTTGTACCATTCATAAACAAATAACTGAATTGGAAGCACGTTGTTTTCACACGTTGATAAGTACTAGAAGAACATAACAGAGTGATGTGCTTAGAAATGACagatggggggacttccctggtggtccagtggttaggactctgcacttccactgcagggggcacgggtttgatccctggttggggaactaagatcccacatgccatgcagtgcggccaaaaaaaaaaaaaaaaagcaagaaatgacAGATGTGGGGAGGAAAGGGGTTCTATTTAGAGAAGGTGGTCAGTGAAGGCCTTTTAGAGGACATCTCATTGGGCTGAAATATGAATGACAAGGAGTCAGCCCTGTGCACATCCAGGTGAACAggttccaggtagagggaacagcaagtgctaaggccctgtggtgggaatGAGCTTGGGTgttcaaagacagaaagaagggcCCACTGTGGCTGGGGTAGGGGTGTACTGCCATCAAGCTGTACAAGAGCCATGAAGAAGTCTCatctagttacttttttttttttaatcatggtaAAGTATCCATACCATGAAGTTTAccaatttaaccatttttaattgtacAGTCCAGTGGCGTATgtgcattcacactgttgtgttgGCTGGCTGATTCTTGCACACCAGCACCCTTTTTCTGAGTCAGTGTGCCGACCTCACCTgcccttctctccctgcccccctgcAGGCTCCAGCTCACACCTGTCCCTTCAGGAAAGGTGGACCGTGTTTAAGGTACGGACGGTGGCTCTGGCGTGTCCCCTGTGGCCAGTGTTCATCTCCCAGCCTCCTGCTTATGTCTCCTGACCCTTCCAGGGCCTGCTGCGCTACATCGTCCCCTTGGTGCTGGTTTACTTTGCTGAGTATTTCATCAACCAGGGACTCGTGAGTGAGGGCTGCTGGGAGGGTTGTGGAAATAGTGATGAGGGTGGGGACCCACACATCCCCGTCCACCTCCCCCGTCTGGCCTTTGCTGCAGTTTGAACTCCTCTTCTTCCGGAACACGTTCCTGAGTCACGCTCAGCAATACCGCTGGTGAGAAGATTGCGGGTGGGTGGCAGCATGTCGGTGGGCTGGGGGGCGGGACTTTGATGATAAGGACTGGGGTTGGGAGGGGCTGCCCTGCCGAGTAGGCACCGGAGGGGCTTCCTCTTACTCCCTGCCCCCTTGAAGGTACCAGATGCTGTACCAGGCCGGCGTCTTTGCCTCCCGCTCCTCTCTCCGCTGCTGTCGCATCCGCCACACGTGGGCCCTGGCCTTGCTACAGGTACTGAGCCCCTGGCCCTCACTCTCCGCCTGCCTTGGCTCCCAGCTTCCCTAGGCCCCATGCTTCCCTCCCTCAGCAGGGGTTATTGATTGCATACCGTCATGTTCTAAACACGGGGAACGGAGGCCAGCAGGGCTCTGTGTAAAATGAGTGGCCTCAGGAGCCAGGCGAACCTGGGGGCAGATCCCAGCTTCTGTACTCAGTAGCTGCGTGATTTAGGGCAGGTCCCTGAActcatctgagcctcagtttcctcatgtataaatcAGGCATGGTTGTAAGAAATAGAAATgcgaagaatgaaagaacaagaatTTGTATTGTGTCTTAATCAGCTAGAAGCACTTATTTAATGATTATTTGCCCAAGCCTCATGCAGAGAGGCAGGCTTTCAAATAATGTTTCCAACAATAGGATAATGTCCAGTTCTTTTATCCTGGATGGTTAATTACAATAGAATCAGTGACATTGTAGTCAACAGGTTATTTATCTCAAGGCTGGTGAGCAAATTCATGGCAAAGGTCATGTAAGTGATTAAGctttaaatgaaggaaaataccTGCAACAGTCTAACAAAAGGAGTTTTATGTAACCAGCATTCATGTTTCATTGTCACATGTCTACAGCCACTGAAGGTAACTATTAAAAAAACCTTCAActctttttgttttggaaagaaaacatgattttaaacATTCATGTCTTCTTACTTGTTTCTAAATGTCAGAGTTCTCCGTGGTCAGACttgaaaacactttaaaacaaGTCATTGGCAACCTCCAAATTATTCTCGGTGACTCTAATATCCCTCTGGGCCATAATCTTGGGACCAGAAGGGCATATAAAAAATCgcctttaaaataaagcttcAACTCTTACAGGAAAGTTCTTTGccctttttaataattttagctCAATTCTGTGATAACAATATAGAGAATTAGGGTAGATTACACTTTAATGTTATGTCAACAGCAGGCAAATATCCTCTAACTTTCTTCCTTATTTGTCTGAGCAGGACTGCCACCCCAGGGCTTTGTACCCGCAAAGTCCCAGATTGTATCAACAATTTTTTTGACTGCACCGCGGGGCATTTGGgttcttagtcccctgaccagggatcgaacccgtgcccctgcagtggaagcacggagtgttaaccactggaccgccaggga from Balaenoptera acutorostrata chromosome 15, mBalAcu1.1, whole genome shotgun sequence encodes the following:
- the CLN3 gene encoding battenin isoform X2, which produces MGGCAGSRRRLSDSEGEEADPAPRPPPQDRQGAHWKNAVGFWLLGLCNNFSYVVMLSAAHDILSHQRAPGNQSHVDPDPTPTSHNSSSRFDCNSVSTAAVLLADILPTLVIKLLAPLGLHLLPYSPRVLTSGICAAGSFILVAFSHSVGISLCGVVLASISSGLGEVTFLALTAFYPRAVISWWSSGTGGAGLLGALSYLGLTQAGLSPQHTLLSMLGIPALLLASYFLLLTSPGPQDPGGEGEADTAARQPLINSEAPESKPGSSSHLSLQERWTVFKGLLRYIVPLVLVYFAEYFINQGLFELLFFRNTFLSHAQQYRWYQMLYQAGVFASRSSLRCCRIRHTWALALLQCLNLAFLLADVWLSFLPSIYLVFLIILYEGLLGGAAYVNTFHNIALETSSEHREFAMATACISDTLGISLSGLLALPLHDFLCQFS
- the CLN3 gene encoding battenin isoform X1, which encodes MGGCAGSRRRLSDSEGPLLFPLPGEEADPAPRPPPQDRQGAHWKNAVGFWLLGLCNNFSYVVMLSAAHDILSHQRAPGNQSHVDPDPTPTSHNSSSRFDCNSVSTAAVLLADILPTLVIKLLAPLGLHLLPYSPRVLTSGICAAGSFILVAFSHSVGISLCGVVLASISSGLGEVTFLALTAFYPRAVISWWSSGTGGAGLLGALSYLGLTQAGLSPQHTLLSMLGIPALLLASYFLLLTSPGPQDPGGEGEADTAARQPLINSEAPESKPGSSSHLSLQERWTVFKGLLRYIVPLVLVYFAEYFINQGLFELLFFRNTFLSHAQQYRWYQMLYQAGVFASRSSLRCCRIRHTWALALLQCLNLAFLLADVWLSFLPSIYLVFLIILYEGLLGGAAYVNTFHNIALETSSEHREFAMATACISDTLGISLSGLLALPLHDFLCQFS